The proteins below are encoded in one region of Micromonospora pisi:
- a CDS encoding ADP-ribosylglycohydrolase family protein: protein MTMSRLCFDSLDGLSVGDALGAQFFVPGVSAEDFAAGHIPAGPWPWTDDTEMACSIAEQLQTHGRIDQDRLAMAFAERFEPYRGYGGGAVVVLRQIREGAAWRDVARSVFQGQGSMGNGAAMRVAPLGAFHADDSRTAALEAMRSAEVTHAHAEAVLGAVAVAVAAAEAGWGRTVGVRPEAGELLNSALDHLVESRVRRGIERARTLLGGSVAEAAYELGNGSQVLAQDTVPFTLWVAATHLHDYPAAIAACVEAGGDVDTTSAIVGGIVAAYTGSGVNGIPRTWLRRREALPDWLPQAVVPGQEGRGSDDPLLAESAGE from the coding sequence ATGACCATGTCGCGACTCTGCTTCGACAGCCTGGACGGGCTGTCCGTGGGCGACGCTCTGGGCGCCCAGTTCTTCGTACCCGGCGTTTCGGCCGAGGATTTCGCCGCCGGCCACATACCCGCCGGACCGTGGCCGTGGACCGACGACACCGAGATGGCCTGCTCGATCGCGGAGCAGCTTCAGACGCATGGCCGGATCGACCAGGACCGGCTGGCCATGGCGTTCGCCGAGCGGTTCGAGCCGTACCGGGGCTACGGCGGGGGAGCCGTGGTGGTCCTGCGCCAGATCCGTGAAGGCGCCGCCTGGCGCGACGTGGCCCGGTCCGTCTTCCAAGGGCAGGGCTCCATGGGCAACGGCGCCGCGATGCGGGTGGCGCCGTTGGGTGCGTTCCACGCGGACGATTCCCGCACCGCCGCGCTGGAGGCGATGCGTTCGGCGGAGGTCACCCACGCACACGCCGAGGCGGTGCTCGGTGCGGTCGCAGTCGCGGTCGCCGCCGCCGAGGCGGGGTGGGGGCGGACGGTAGGAGTCCGCCCCGAGGCCGGAGAACTGCTCAACTCGGCACTCGACCACCTCGTCGAGAGCCGGGTTCGGCGTGGCATCGAACGGGCCCGGACACTGCTCGGCGGGAGCGTGGCGGAGGCGGCCTACGAACTCGGCAACGGCTCGCAGGTGCTGGCCCAGGACACCGTGCCGTTCACCCTCTGGGTCGCCGCGACCCACCTGCACGACTACCCGGCGGCGATCGCCGCCTGCGTCGAGGCCGGTGGGGACGTCGACACCACCTCGGCGATCGTCGGTGGCATCGTCGCCGCGTACACCGGCAGCGGGGTGAACGGGATACCTCGGACCTGGCTGCGTCGTCGGGAAGCGTTGCCGGACTGGCTGCCCCAGGCGGTGGTCCCAGGTCAGGAGGGTCGCGGGAGTGACGATCCGCTGTTGGCGGAGAGCGCGGGGGAGTAG
- a CDS encoding MFS transporter — protein sequence MPVTRVRRARAAGTTPTAGLVTAALAFAGLTTSMAQTAMVPLVPQLPRLLNTSPSGVAWTVTAALIAGAVSNPIVGRLGDIYGKRRVLLWTLMALFAGSLLCAFGDTLPVVIAGRAVQGCALGAIPVGISILRELLPASRVATATAVMSSMVGVGGALALPGAALLIHGASWHVLYWAFSVLSLVALVGVRAVVPSPSPSRSAATMDTGGAVGLALILVALLLALSEGGAWGWTSPRVCGLFLAAAAVLAWWGRWEWLRPHPLVDLRVSSARQVLVTNVTAVLVGFATYALAYSVSQLLQLPSGTHYGLGLSTLTACLCLAPSGIVMLLSSPVSARLSARFGARITLTTGCVLVALGWALSLLLMHTTWGLVAASCVIGTGVGLAYAAMPLLVMTAVPSSQTASANGLNTLMRSLGTSSSGAVLGMILTTRVTVFHGATVPTEGAFHTVFLSALAASLLAIVTALLLPSSRRTGAKRTGVGVPAEPS from the coding sequence ATGCCCGTCACGCGCGTCCGCAGAGCCAGGGCGGCCGGCACCACTCCCACCGCAGGGCTGGTGACCGCCGCCCTGGCCTTCGCCGGGCTGACGACGTCGATGGCCCAGACCGCGATGGTTCCCCTCGTCCCACAGCTGCCACGCCTGCTGAACACCTCGCCGTCCGGCGTGGCCTGGACGGTAACCGCCGCCTTGATCGCCGGAGCGGTCTCAAACCCGATCGTCGGGCGACTGGGGGACATTTACGGCAAGCGACGGGTCCTGCTGTGGACCCTGATGGCCCTGTTCGCAGGATCCCTGCTGTGCGCGTTCGGCGACACGCTGCCTGTCGTGATCGCGGGACGCGCGGTCCAGGGTTGCGCGCTGGGCGCGATCCCGGTCGGCATCAGCATCCTGAGGGAGCTACTGCCCGCCTCCCGGGTCGCCACCGCCACCGCGGTGATGAGTTCCATGGTCGGCGTCGGCGGCGCGCTGGCCCTTCCCGGCGCGGCCCTGCTGATCCACGGCGCCTCCTGGCACGTGCTCTACTGGGCCTTCTCGGTCTTGAGCCTGGTGGCGCTCGTAGGGGTGCGTGCCGTCGTGCCCTCGCCGTCCCCCTCCAGATCCGCCGCCACGATGGACACCGGCGGGGCCGTCGGACTCGCCCTGATCTTGGTCGCTCTGCTATTGGCACTGTCCGAGGGTGGCGCGTGGGGCTGGACGAGCCCTCGCGTGTGTGGCCTGTTCCTGGCCGCCGCAGCGGTGCTCGCCTGGTGGGGCCGGTGGGAGTGGCTGCGGCCTCATCCGCTGGTGGACCTGCGGGTGTCGTCCGCCCGGCAGGTACTCGTCACCAACGTGACCGCGGTCCTGGTGGGTTTCGCCACCTACGCGCTGGCGTACTCGGTAAGCCAACTGCTGCAACTGCCCTCGGGCACCCACTACGGACTGGGCCTGTCGACGCTCACCGCCTGCCTGTGTCTGGCGCCCTCCGGGATCGTCATGCTGCTGTCCTCACCAGTGTCGGCACGCCTCTCGGCGCGGTTCGGCGCCCGCATCACCCTGACAACGGGCTGCGTCCTAGTCGCCCTCGGCTGGGCGCTGAGCCTGCTGCTCATGCACACGACCTGGGGGCTGGTGGCCGCCAGCTGCGTCATCGGCACCGGCGTCGGGCTGGCCTACGCGGCGATGCCCCTGTTGGTCATGACCGCCGTACCGTCCTCCCAGACGGCATCCGCCAACGGCCTCAACACTCTGATGAGGTCACTGGGCACCTCGTCGTCCGGTGCCGTGCTCGGGATGATCCTGACTACCAGGGTGACCGTCTTCCACGGTGCCACCGTCCCCACCGAAGGCGCGTTCCACACCGTGTTCCTCAGTGCGCTCGCCGCCTCCCTGCTAGCCATCGTGACGGCACTGCTACTGCCCTCGAGTCGCCGTACCGGCGCCAAGCGGACGGGTGTTGGCGTCCCGGCTGAACCGTCGTGA
- a CDS encoding aldehyde dehydrogenase family protein, with the protein MVNPATGEVFAVAPDASAADVDAAVKAAHNAFAAWRSDPAARRAALHAAADALTTARDEIAPVLTAEQGKPLAESAREVTTAAAYFRYYADMELGRQVIRDDADALVQIVHRPLGAAAIIAPWNFPLIIAAAKIAPALSAGNTVVLKPSPFTPLSSLRIGEVLRGVLPPGVFNVLSGGDKAGAAMTEHPLIRKISFTGSTATGKAIAAAAAADLKRTTLELGGNDAAIILADADPTAVAAGIFARAFSNTGQVCVAPKRVYVPEKLRAQVVEAFAELARNARIGDGTDPATQYGPLNNRPQRDRVAELVGDAVRRGATVAAGGAEIEGKGFFYQPTILTDISDGVRIVDEEQFGPALPIIGYRDVEDALARANATHFGLGGSVWGGDPEQALAVAERMEAGMTWVNTHTATSFDQPFAGIKWSGVGVENGRWGLEGFTEMQVIHHARAAKIAAQR; encoded by the coding sequence GTGGTAAATCCGGCCACCGGTGAGGTTTTCGCGGTCGCCCCGGACGCTTCGGCGGCCGACGTCGACGCTGCGGTGAAGGCCGCCCACAACGCGTTCGCCGCCTGGCGGTCGGACCCGGCCGCGCGCCGGGCCGCCCTACACGCAGCCGCCGACGCCCTGACCACAGCTCGTGACGAGATCGCCCCGGTGCTAACGGCCGAGCAGGGCAAGCCCCTGGCCGAGTCGGCTCGTGAGGTCACCACGGCTGCCGCCTACTTCCGCTACTACGCGGACATGGAACTTGGGCGCCAGGTGATCCGTGACGACGCGGACGCTCTGGTGCAGATCGTGCACCGGCCGCTCGGGGCCGCGGCGATCATCGCGCCGTGGAACTTTCCGCTGATCATTGCTGCGGCGAAGATCGCCCCAGCACTCTCCGCCGGGAACACGGTAGTGCTCAAGCCATCGCCATTCACACCGCTGTCCTCGCTGAGAATCGGTGAGGTGCTGCGCGGCGTGCTACCTCCCGGCGTGTTCAACGTGCTCAGCGGTGGCGACAAGGCCGGAGCCGCCATGACGGAGCACCCATTGATTCGAAAGATCAGCTTCACCGGGTCCACCGCCACGGGCAAGGCCATCGCAGCCGCTGCGGCGGCCGACCTGAAGCGCACCACTCTGGAACTCGGAGGCAACGACGCGGCCATCATCCTGGCCGACGCCGACCCCACCGCGGTCGCTGCGGGCATCTTCGCGCGCGCCTTCTCCAACACCGGTCAGGTGTGCGTGGCCCCCAAACGGGTCTACGTCCCCGAAAAGCTGCGCGCGCAGGTTGTCGAGGCGTTCGCGGAGCTGGCCCGGAATGCACGGATCGGCGACGGCACCGACCCCGCCACGCAGTACGGCCCGCTGAACAACCGTCCCCAGCGCGACCGCGTAGCGGAGTTGGTCGGCGACGCGGTGCGCCGAGGGGCGACCGTCGCCGCCGGTGGCGCCGAAATCGAGGGTAAAGGCTTCTTCTACCAGCCCACGATCCTGACCGACATCAGTGACGGCGTCCGGATCGTGGACGAGGAGCAGTTCGGGCCCGCGCTGCCGATCATCGGCTACCGCGACGTGGAGGACGCGCTGGCCCGGGCGAATGCCACCCACTTTGGGCTGGGCGGCTCCGTCTGGGGCGGTGACCCCGAGCAGGCCCTTGCCGTCGCCGAGCGCATGGAGGCCGGCATGACATGGGTGAACACCCACACCGCCACGAGTTTCGACCAACCGTTCGCCGGAATCAAGTGGAGCGGCGTCGGCGTCGAGAACGGCCGCTGGGGCCTGGAGGGCTTCACCGAGATGCAGGTCATCCACCATGCCCGGGCAGCGAAAATCGCCGCACAGCGCTGA
- the ahcY gene encoding adenosylhomocysteinase — MNARLQEINGVDFAVADLSLAAAGRHQMRLAEHEMPGLMAIRREFADAQPLRGARVAGSLHMTVQTAVLIETLVALGAQVRWVSCNIFSTQDEAAAAVVVGPNGTVERPSGTPVFAWKGETLEEYWWCTMRLFDFGDGQGPNMIVDDGGDATLLVHKGVEYEKAGAVPQPDEDDHEEYQIILRTLAESLAADGQRFTRIAEQLRGVTEETTAGVNRLYRFAREGKLLFPAINVNDSVTKSKFDNKYGIRHSLADGLNRATDVMLGGKLAVVCGYGDVGKGAVESLRGQGARVVVTEIDPICALQAAMEGLQVVELEDVVSTGDIFITTTGGPDIIMAEQMARMKHNAIVGNVGHFDTEIDMAGLARVPGIERVEIKPQVHEWRFPDGHSVIVLSEGRLMNLGNATGHPSFVMSNSFTNQAMAQIELFTKPDQYRNEVYTLPKHLDEKVARLHLDALGVRLTTLTKKQAEYLGLDIEGPYKPDHYRY; from the coding sequence ATGAACGCACGACTGCAAGAGATCAACGGCGTCGACTTCGCGGTCGCGGACCTGTCGCTCGCCGCGGCGGGACGGCACCAGATGCGCCTGGCCGAACACGAGATGCCGGGCCTGATGGCGATCCGGCGGGAGTTCGCCGACGCCCAACCCCTGCGTGGCGCACGGGTCGCGGGGTCCCTGCACATGACGGTCCAGACCGCGGTGCTGATCGAGACCCTGGTCGCGCTCGGCGCCCAGGTCCGCTGGGTCTCGTGCAACATCTTCTCCACCCAGGACGAGGCCGCCGCGGCGGTCGTCGTCGGCCCGAACGGCACGGTCGAGCGGCCCAGCGGTACGCCGGTGTTCGCCTGGAAGGGCGAGACGCTGGAGGAGTACTGGTGGTGCACCATGCGCCTGTTCGACTTCGGCGACGGCCAGGGCCCCAACATGATCGTCGACGACGGTGGCGACGCCACGCTGCTCGTACACAAGGGCGTGGAGTACGAGAAGGCCGGTGCCGTACCGCAGCCGGACGAGGACGACCACGAGGAATACCAGATCATCCTGCGTACGCTCGCCGAGAGCCTCGCCGCCGACGGCCAGCGCTTCACCCGGATCGCCGAGCAGTTGCGGGGCGTCACGGAGGAGACCACCGCCGGCGTCAACCGCCTCTACCGGTTCGCCCGTGAGGGCAAGCTGCTCTTCCCTGCCATCAACGTCAACGACTCGGTGACCAAGAGCAAGTTCGACAACAAGTACGGGATCCGGCACTCGCTCGCCGACGGCCTCAACCGTGCCACCGACGTGATGCTCGGCGGCAAGCTCGCCGTCGTCTGCGGCTACGGCGACGTGGGCAAGGGGGCGGTGGAGTCACTGCGCGGCCAGGGCGCCCGGGTGGTGGTCACCGAGATCGATCCGATCTGCGCACTCCAGGCCGCTATGGAGGGCCTCCAGGTGGTTGAGCTGGAGGACGTCGTCTCCACCGGCGACATCTTCATCACCACGACCGGCGGTCCGGACATCATCATGGCCGAGCAGATGGCGAGGATGAAGCACAACGCGATCGTCGGCAACGTCGGCCACTTCGACACCGAGATCGACATGGCCGGGCTGGCCCGGGTGCCGGGGATCGAGCGGGTCGAGATCAAGCCGCAGGTGCACGAGTGGCGTTTCCCCGACGGGCACTCGGTCATCGTGCTCTCCGAGGGGCGGCTGATGAACCTCGGTAACGCCACCGGCCACCCGAGCTTCGTCATGTCCAACTCCTTCACCAACCAGGCGATGGCCCAGATCGAGTTGTTCACCAAGCCCGACCAGTACCGCAACGAGGTCTACACGCTGCCGAAGCACCTGGACGAGAAGGTCGCCCGGCTGCACCTGGACGCGCTCGGCGTACGTCTCACCACCCTGACGAAGAAGCAGGCCGAATACCTCGGACTCGACATCGAGGGCCCCTACAAGCCCGACCACTACCGCTACTGA
- a CDS encoding EXPERA domain-containing protein: MTVPLRQRPYDLFFVIFFAINALIITYIVDLEQLVVADPANFDYPLWPPAPAIDLVHWWGNTYDPLLMARPPFWRMTIWIDVVFFGPFYLFALYAFIRGRNWIKVPALVWSGTMLANVLIILMDERYGVTPTPNFPIVLAANTAWLVTPFLVIWRLRREQPFTRVEPVTA, encoded by the coding sequence ATGACCGTACCGCTGCGTCAGCGTCCGTACGACCTCTTCTTCGTCATCTTCTTCGCTATCAACGCATTGATCATCACCTACATCGTCGACCTCGAACAGCTGGTGGTCGCCGATCCGGCGAACTTCGACTATCCCTTGTGGCCCCCGGCGCCGGCGATCGATCTGGTGCACTGGTGGGGCAACACCTACGATCCGCTGCTGATGGCCCGTCCCCCGTTCTGGCGGATGACCATCTGGATCGACGTCGTCTTCTTCGGACCGTTCTACCTGTTCGCCCTCTACGCCTTCATTCGCGGTCGCAACTGGATCAAGGTGCCGGCGCTGGTATGGTCCGGCACGATGCTGGCGAACGTGTTGATCATCCTGATGGACGAACGGTACGGCGTCACGCCCACCCCCAACTTCCCCATCGTGTTGGCGGCGAACACGGCCTGGCTGGTCACCCCGTTCCTGGTGATCTGGCGCCTGCGCCGTGAGCAACCGTTCACCCGGGTCGAGCCGGTAACCGCATGA
- a CDS encoding helix-turn-helix transcriptional regulator, translated as MVTASAVQITFLRGRDAERRAVAELLRETAGGSGAALALHGPPGIGRSALLADARATAPSFTILAVAGLADETGLPYAGLQRLVEPLLDQVAALPASLARVLGRALAGGDCPPSDRFALAMAVRALLVTAGRDRPVLCTIDDVELLDRPSLDALSFAARRLHGQPVAVLFAAAPDTVLDGIGSRHLPGLDRASSTDLLADLLDEPLPDGVAAALARLAAGNPQALTDLAGALTPAQRRGDQPPPTALGPDSVLRQGYRRRLATLAPETRWLLLLAALDHELDASTLVRAAQASGTGVDALTPAEVSGLVRVGDQRVHFAHPLVRAIVHDEAPLAQRRTGHLRLAGVLDGERDRLRRALHLAAAATEPDPGLAAELERAAASGPDGYLAASHALERAARLTTEPFRVASRLLTAARYAWLAGSPYRARELLGELGGGAAKPAGSAPPDSLIPRPPTATVTVGPELRGPVALLRGEMELRSGSASAAIDMLLAAADLLTGERTDLALTALVRAGEAATFVGADHRFADLARRATALRHRDGSPVTELMRAHLDGFGAMLRGDHRRAVPPLRRVVDLATRLDDAAALAVASADSLLLADDQAAHRAAGRAVELARATGQIALLPRVLELRACAEYWLGPDEDAAATAHEGYRTAWETGQRNCAAAHLGLLAVFAAIGGDQPSCIRRVAQIGDAPVGDTRPRALAQWALGVLELAAGRCDDALARLAALADPATGRGQILVQMMAMPYLVEAAARGSDPSPGYAALAIFDRWVGDTGSPARRALSARCHALLAPRGSAAAEEGFRTALLLHPATGSKFERARTELLFGRELRRSRRPRDAREHLHTAWQTFVHLGSAYWAAQASAELRAAGETVEASPVALTGALTAQQLQIARLVAEGATNREVAARLFLSTRTVDHHMRNIFSRLGIRSRTDLVRVMS; from the coding sequence ATGGTTACTGCATCGGCAGTGCAAATAACCTTCCTTCGTGGCCGGGACGCCGAACGGCGGGCAGTGGCCGAACTGCTTCGGGAGACGGCCGGGGGCAGTGGTGCGGCGCTGGCCCTGCACGGCCCCCCGGGAATCGGCAGGAGCGCCCTGCTGGCCGACGCGCGGGCGACCGCACCGAGTTTCACCATCCTGGCCGTCGCCGGGCTCGCCGACGAGACGGGGCTGCCGTACGCCGGACTGCAGCGACTGGTCGAGCCGCTGCTCGACCAGGTCGCCGCCCTGCCCGCCTCGCTCGCCCGGGTGCTGGGTCGGGCCCTCGCCGGCGGCGACTGCCCACCATCGGATCGCTTCGCCCTCGCCATGGCGGTACGCGCACTGCTTGTCACCGCCGGCCGGGACCGCCCGGTGCTCTGCACCATCGACGACGTCGAACTACTCGACCGCCCCTCGCTCGACGCGCTCTCCTTCGCCGCGCGCCGACTGCACGGCCAACCCGTCGCCGTCCTCTTCGCCGCCGCCCCGGACACCGTGCTCGATGGCATCGGGTCCCGGCACCTGCCCGGCCTGGACCGGGCCAGCAGCACCGACCTCCTCGCCGACCTGCTCGACGAACCCCTGCCCGACGGCGTCGCCGCCGCGCTCGCCCGACTCGCCGCCGGCAACCCGCAGGCCCTCACGGACCTGGCCGGTGCACTCACCCCGGCACAGCGTCGCGGTGACCAGCCGCCGCCCACCGCGCTCGGGCCGGACAGCGTGCTGCGCCAGGGCTACCGTCGCCGGCTGGCCACCCTCGCGCCGGAGACCAGATGGCTGCTCCTGCTGGCCGCGCTCGACCACGAACTCGACGCGTCCACGTTGGTCCGGGCCGCACAGGCGTCCGGAACCGGCGTCGACGCCCTCACTCCCGCCGAGGTGTCCGGACTGGTACGGGTCGGGGACCAGCGGGTCCACTTCGCCCACCCGCTGGTCCGGGCGATCGTGCACGACGAGGCGCCGCTGGCGCAGCGCCGTACCGGTCACCTGAGGCTCGCCGGTGTTCTCGACGGCGAGCGGGACCGGCTCCGACGCGCGCTGCACCTCGCCGCCGCGGCCACCGAACCCGATCCCGGCCTCGCCGCCGAGCTGGAACGGGCCGCCGCCAGTGGACCCGACGGCTACCTCGCCGCGTCGCACGCGCTCGAACGGGCCGCCCGACTGACCACGGAACCCTTCCGCGTGGCAAGCCGGCTGCTCACCGCCGCCCGCTACGCGTGGCTGGCCGGCTCGCCGTACCGCGCCCGTGAACTCCTCGGCGAACTCGGCGGCGGCGCCGCGAAGCCAGCCGGGTCGGCGCCGCCGGACTCGCTCATTCCGCGACCACCCACGGCGACCGTCACCGTCGGCCCCGAACTGCGCGGACCGGTGGCGCTGCTCCGTGGTGAGATGGAGTTGCGCTCCGGGTCGGCCAGCGCCGCGATCGACATGCTGCTCGCCGCCGCCGACCTCCTCACCGGTGAGCGCACGGATCTCGCCCTCACCGCCCTGGTACGCGCCGGCGAGGCGGCCACTTTCGTCGGCGCCGACCACCGCTTCGCCGACCTCGCCCGCCGCGCCACGGCCCTGCGTCACCGCGACGGCTCACCGGTCACCGAGCTGATGCGCGCCCACCTCGACGGATTCGGCGCCATGCTCCGCGGCGACCACCGTCGGGCGGTGCCGCCGCTGCGTCGCGTCGTCGACCTCGCCACCCGGCTCGACGACGCGGCGGCACTCGCCGTGGCGAGCGCCGACAGCCTGCTGCTCGCCGACGACCAGGCCGCACACCGGGCAGCCGGCCGCGCGGTCGAACTGGCCCGCGCCACCGGGCAGATCGCCCTGCTGCCCCGGGTGCTGGAGCTACGGGCGTGCGCCGAATACTGGCTCGGCCCGGACGAGGACGCGGCGGCGACCGCCCACGAGGGGTACCGCACCGCCTGGGAGACCGGCCAGCGCAACTGCGCCGCTGCCCACCTCGGCCTGCTGGCGGTCTTCGCCGCCATCGGCGGCGACCAGCCCTCCTGCATCCGACGGGTCGCACAGATCGGCGACGCGCCGGTGGGCGACACCCGCCCCCGGGCACTGGCCCAGTGGGCGCTCGGCGTGCTGGAACTCGCCGCCGGTCGCTGCGACGACGCACTGGCCCGGCTGGCCGCGCTCGCCGACCCGGCGACCGGGCGCGGGCAGATCCTGGTCCAGATGATGGCCATGCCGTACCTGGTCGAGGCCGCCGCCCGAGGCAGCGACCCGTCGCCCGGGTACGCCGCGTTGGCGATCTTCGACCGCTGGGTCGGCGACACCGGCAGCCCCGCCCGTCGGGCCCTCTCCGCCCGGTGCCACGCCCTGCTCGCGCCTCGGGGCAGCGCGGCGGCCGAGGAGGGATTCCGGACCGCGCTGCTGCTCCATCCGGCGACCGGGTCGAAGTTCGAGCGGGCGCGTACGGAACTGCTCTTCGGCCGGGAACTGCGGCGCAGCCGCCGACCCCGGGACGCGCGGGAGCACCTGCACACCGCGTGGCAGACGTTCGTGCACCTGGGGTCGGCGTACTGGGCGGCGCAGGCCAGCGCGGAACTGCGGGCGGCCGGGGAGACCGTCGAGGCGTCGCCGGTGGCGCTGACCGGGGCGCTGACCGCGCAACAGTTGCAGATCGCCCGGCTGGTCGCCGAGGGCGCCACGAACCGGGAGGTGGCAGCCCGGCTCTTCCTCTCCACCCGTACGGTCGACCACCACATGCGCAACATCTTCAGCCGGCTCGGTATCCGATCCCGTACCGACCTGGTGCGCGTGATGTCCTGA
- a CDS encoding methyltransferase domain-containing protein: protein MDLPRSFTIREGDLRILNPYSPEKLATLGQVIRLRPGMSMLDLACGKGEMLCTWARDHGIRGTGVDISTAFLEAARARAAALGVADRVGFVHADAATFVADEPVDLATCIGATWIGGGVTGTLDVLDRSLRPGGMLLVGEPYWRLDPPDQETVEACYARSKDEFQSLPDLVRLFGDRGWDLVEMVLANQDSWDRYAAAHWLNLRTWLDDNPEDELAAELRRELTDDPARYVRYVREYLGWGVFALIKR from the coding sequence ATGGACCTTCCACGTAGTTTCACCATTCGCGAGGGCGACCTCCGCATCCTCAACCCGTACTCGCCGGAGAAGCTGGCCACGCTCGGCCAGGTCATCCGCCTCCGCCCGGGAATGTCGATGCTCGACCTCGCCTGCGGCAAGGGCGAAATGCTCTGCACCTGGGCCCGCGACCACGGCATCCGTGGCACCGGGGTCGACATCAGCACCGCCTTCCTCGAAGCGGCACGGGCACGGGCGGCCGCGCTCGGCGTCGCCGACCGGGTCGGCTTCGTCCATGCCGACGCGGCGACGTTCGTCGCCGACGAACCGGTCGACCTGGCCACCTGCATCGGCGCCACCTGGATCGGCGGCGGCGTCACGGGCACCCTCGACGTTCTCGACCGCAGCCTCCGCCCCGGCGGGATGCTGCTCGTCGGCGAGCCGTACTGGCGGCTCGACCCACCCGACCAGGAAACCGTCGAGGCGTGCTACGCCCGGTCGAAGGACGAGTTCCAGAGCCTGCCCGACCTCGTACGCCTCTTCGGCGATCGCGGGTGGGACCTGGTCGAGATGGTGCTGGCGAACCAGGACAGTTGGGACCGGTACGCGGCCGCGCACTGGCTCAACCTCCGTACCTGGCTCGACGACAACCCGGAGGACGAACTCGCGGCGGAACTGCGGCGGGAACTGACGGATGATCCGGCGCGCTACGTCCGCTACGTCCGCGAATACCTTGGCTGGGGAGTCTTCGCCCTGATCAAACGCTAA
- a CDS encoding SDR family NAD(P)-dependent oxidoreductase: MRGDFGQRYGPWALVAGASEGLGAAFAHRLAGAGLNLILAARREQPLAALAEQLPTRTITVSADLATTDGLDRVVEAADGLAVGLVVANAAYSPIGRLIEMDPAETTRALDLNCRMPLRLAHDFLPAMAARGRGGFVVMSSLAGLQGSPPISVYAATKAFGAILAEGLWAELRGAGVDVVTCVAGAVATPNLAGAKGRPAPGTQTPDQVARTALRGLGRGPRVIPGLTMRFSSALMSRLLPRRTAIAVIARASRDLSPPSAG; encoded by the coding sequence ATGAGGGGCGACTTCGGCCAGCGGTACGGGCCCTGGGCACTGGTCGCAGGCGCGTCGGAGGGGCTCGGTGCCGCCTTCGCGCACCGGCTGGCGGGCGCGGGCCTGAACCTGATCCTGGCGGCACGGCGGGAACAGCCGCTGGCCGCCCTGGCGGAACAACTGCCCACCCGTACCATCACGGTCAGCGCGGACCTGGCCACCACGGACGGCCTCGACCGGGTTGTCGAGGCGGCGGACGGCCTCGCCGTCGGCCTGGTGGTCGCGAACGCCGCCTACTCGCCGATCGGCCGGCTCATCGAGATGGACCCGGCGGAGACCACCCGCGCACTGGACCTCAACTGCCGCATGCCACTGCGGCTCGCCCACGACTTCCTACCGGCGATGGCGGCCCGGGGACGCGGCGGCTTCGTGGTCATGTCGTCGCTCGCCGGCCTGCAGGGCTCACCACCGATCAGCGTGTACGCGGCGACGAAGGCGTTCGGCGCGATCCTCGCCGAGGGCCTCTGGGCGGAACTGCGCGGCGCCGGCGTCGATGTGGTCACCTGCGTCGCGGGCGCGGTGGCCACGCCCAACCTCGCCGGCGCGAAGGGCCGTCCCGCCCCCGGCACACAGACACCCGATCAGGTCGCGCGAACCGCGTTGCGGGGTCTCGGCCGTGGACCGCGGGTGATCCCCGGACTGACCATGCGGTTCTCGTCCGCGCTCATGTCCCGGCTGCTCCCGCGCCGCACCGCGATCGCCGTCATCGCCCGGGCGAGCCGGGACCTCTCGCCTCCCTCCGCCGGGTAG
- a CDS encoding TetR/AcrR family transcriptional regulator, whose amino-acid sequence MVYDSSATKERILEAAYREFAAYGLAGARVDRIAENAKANKRAIYEHFGKKEDLFDQVVVARLEFSRESLPASWEDLPRFAGAIFDYYASDPDRVRLTLWRQLERPAPTEPELDYYRQALDSLTTAQIDQSLAHADLYAVIWAIHHVHVLTPLGLQITDSGGPWSAERWQQLRAAVVTAVSRIVQDRAPQG is encoded by the coding sequence GTGGTCTACGACTCCAGCGCGACCAAAGAGCGCATTCTTGAGGCGGCCTACCGGGAGTTCGCCGCCTATGGCCTGGCCGGCGCCCGTGTCGACCGGATCGCCGAGAACGCGAAGGCCAACAAGCGCGCGATCTACGAGCACTTCGGCAAGAAGGAAGATCTCTTCGACCAGGTGGTCGTCGCACGCCTGGAGTTCAGCCGCGAGAGCCTGCCGGCTTCCTGGGAGGACCTTCCGCGGTTCGCTGGCGCAATCTTCGACTACTACGCCTCCGACCCCGACCGGGTGCGCCTAACCCTGTGGCGTCAACTGGAACGGCCCGCGCCTACCGAGCCGGAACTCGACTACTACCGGCAGGCCCTCGACTCGCTGACCACCGCCCAGATCGACCAGTCACTCGCGCACGCCGACCTCTACGCCGTGATCTGGGCCATCCATCACGTCCATGTACTCACCCCGCTGGGGCTCCAGATTACGGACAGTGGTGGACCGTGGTCGGCCGAACGGTGGCAGCAACTGCGGGCTGCTGTCGTCACCGCCGTCAGCCGTATCGTCCAGGACCGCGCCCCGCAAGGGTGA